A section of the Amycolatopsis sp. AA4 genome encodes:
- a CDS encoding IS110 family transposase, whose amino-acid sequence MVVPQIWAGVDIGKEHHHCVVINDIGERLLSRRVQNDETELLALIADVTAIDTDVLWAIDLNSGGAALLIGLLVNHVQELVYITGLKVHRAAGTYRGEGKTDAKDAFVIADQARVRRDLGPLRAGDEIAVDLRTLTNRRTDLVCDRTRAINRIRHQLLEYFPALERSLDLSRKGHLALLTEHQTPDGIRRLGKQRLTRWLRHRKVRKAESVAHAAVEAASAQHATLPGQKLAAAMVERLAKGVIALNTEIDELDAMIEERFRRHRHAEVILTLPGFGPTLAAEFLAATGGEMTAFGSVDRLAGYAGLAPVPRDSGRIRGNLRRPRRYHRGLLRACYLAASASLPSCPISKAYYRRKRAEGKRHEQALLCLARRRLNVLWAMLRDNAGYHASPPIPAAA is encoded by the coding sequence GTGGTCGTGCCCCAGATCTGGGCCGGCGTGGACATCGGCAAGGAACACCACCACTGCGTGGTGATCAACGACATCGGCGAGCGGTTGCTGTCCCGCAGGGTCCAGAACGACGAAACCGAACTGCTGGCCCTGATCGCCGACGTCACGGCCATCGACACCGATGTGCTGTGGGCGATCGACCTGAACAGCGGTGGCGCGGCGCTGCTGATCGGCCTGCTGGTCAACCACGTCCAGGAATTGGTCTATATCACCGGTTTGAAGGTCCACCGGGCTGCCGGAACCTACCGGGGCGAAGGGAAAACCGACGCGAAAGACGCGTTCGTCATCGCCGACCAGGCCCGTGTCCGTCGTGACCTCGGCCCGTTGCGGGCCGGGGACGAGATCGCAGTCGACCTGCGGACCCTGACTAACCGGCGCACCGACCTGGTCTGCGACCGGACCCGGGCGATCAACCGGATCCGCCACCAGCTGCTGGAGTACTTTCCCGCGCTGGAACGCAGCCTCGACCTGTCCCGCAAAGGACACCTGGCGCTGCTGACGGAACACCAGACCCCGGACGGAATCCGGCGACTGGGCAAGCAACGCCTGACCCGCTGGCTGCGCCACCGCAAGGTCCGCAAAGCCGAATCGGTCGCGCACGCGGCCGTTGAGGCCGCTTCCGCGCAGCACGCCACGCTGCCCGGCCAGAAACTCGCCGCCGCGATGGTCGAACGGCTGGCCAAGGGCGTGATCGCCCTCAACACCGAAATCGACGAGCTCGACGCGATGATCGAGGAACGGTTTCGCCGGCACCGACACGCCGAGGTGATCCTCACCCTGCCCGGTTTCGGCCCCACCCTCGCCGCGGAATTTCTCGCTGCCACCGGCGGCGAGATGACCGCGTTCGGCTCGGTCGACCGTCTCGCCGGCTACGCCGGGCTCGCTCCCGTTCCACGCGATTCCGGCCGCATCCGCGGCAACCTCAGACGGCCTCGCCGCTACCACCGCGGCCTGCTGAGGGCCTGCTACCTCGCGGCCTCGGCCAGCCTGCCCAGCTGCCCGATCTCCAAGGCCTACTACCGGCGCAAACGCGCCGAAGGCAAACGACACGAACAAGCCCTGCTCTGCCTCGCCCGCCGACGCCTCAACGTCCTGTGGGCCATGCTCCGCGACAACGCTGGCTACCACGCTTCACCCCCGATCCCGGCGGCTGCATGA
- a CDS encoding cysteine hydrolase family protein, whose translation MPAVDPARTALIAIHLQHDIVGADGAFAPFFRAEVERTGVLDTSARVLAGARRAGAKIVYTRVAFKPGHPDLVANSPLLGMVAANNCLVDGTPGAALVESAAPADTDAIVTHTRITGFHASALDAVLRAGGIDTVAFAGVATNISVEGTARIASELGYRTIVLSDACSAGSEAAHQASLESLSLLAEVSTTDDFLAALAGERAAG comes from the coding sequence ATGCCTGCTGTCGACCCGGCGCGCACTGCCTTGATCGCGATCCACCTGCAGCACGACATCGTCGGCGCCGACGGTGCCTTCGCACCGTTCTTCCGCGCCGAAGTCGAGCGCACCGGCGTGCTCGACACGTCCGCCCGGGTCCTGGCCGGTGCGCGCCGGGCGGGGGCGAAGATCGTCTACACCCGCGTCGCGTTCAAGCCCGGGCATCCTGACCTCGTCGCGAACTCGCCGCTGCTGGGCATGGTCGCCGCGAACAACTGCCTCGTCGACGGCACGCCGGGCGCGGCGCTCGTCGAATCGGCCGCTCCTGCCGATACGGACGCGATCGTGACCCACACGCGGATCACCGGCTTCCACGCCAGCGCACTGGATGCGGTCCTGCGCGCCGGCGGAATCGACACCGTCGCCTTCGCCGGGGTGGCCACCAATATCTCAGTCGAAGGCACCGCGCGAATCGCCTCGGAACTGGGTTACCGCACGATCGTGCTTTCCGATGCCTGCTCCGCGGGATCCGAAGCCGCGCACCAGGCATCTCTGGAGTCGCTCAGCCTCCTGGCCGAGGTCAGCACCACCGACGACTTTCTTGCCGCGCTCGCCGGCGAACGCGCGGCCGGATGA